Proteins found in one Acomys russatus chromosome 31, mAcoRus1.1, whole genome shotgun sequence genomic segment:
- the Stap2 gene encoding signal-transducing adaptor protein 2, producing MASALSPPRAPKPKGVPPSHYYESFVEKKGPCDQDYRKFWAGLQGLTICFYNSNRDLQPLEKLDLRLFSKLKDEAPWGSSCDTTHHFSLVLRDQEVKFKVESLESREMWKGFILIVVELRVPSNLTLLPGHLYMMAEVLAKEEARRAAEVPWCFLQVSRLEAQLLLERYPECGNLLLRPGGDGKDTVSVTTRQILNGSPVVKHYKVKREGPKYVIDVEDPFSCLSLEAVVNYFVTHTKRALVPFLMDEDYEKVLGFVDSDRENGESVWAVPSSRGSGPALHASVPKPLPPVPVSVPSQEDKLPPLPPLPQLPDPDENYVTPIEDPPTAEYMNQDVSPFSQPLPPKPKKPVKLPAKPPKPPVVPKPDLRAITSVWARKAGGSPPQAPSLVTRLGDITAELEEKLQKRRALEH from the exons GATTACAGGAAGTTCTGGGCAGGCCTCCAGGGTCTAACCATCTGTTTCTACAACAGTAACCGGGACCTGcag CCTCTGGAGAAGCTGGACCTGAGGCTGTTTTCAAAGCTCAAAGATGAGGCTCCGTGGGGAAGCTCGTGTGACACCACCCATCACTTCAGTCTGGTTCTCCGGGACCAGGAGGTCAAATTCAAG GTCGAGAGCCTGGAGTCTCGCGAGATGTGGAAAGGATTTATCCTGATTGTGGTGGAG CTTCGTGTCCCGTCTAACCTGACCCTGCTGCCTGGACACCTGTATATGATGGCCGAGGTCCTGGCCAAGGAGGAGGCCCGGAGGGCGGCCGAGGTGCCCTG GTGCTTTCTGCAGGTGAGCAGGCTAGAGGCGCAGCTGCTCCTTGAGCGCTACCCCGAGTGCGGGAACCTGCTGCTGCGGCCTGGCGGGGACGGCAAGGACACTGTGTCTGTCACTACCCGGCAGATACTCAATGG GTCTCCCGTGGTCAAACACTACAAGGTGAAGCGGGAGGGTCCTAAGTATGTGATCGACGTGGAAGACCCT TTTTCCTGCCTCTCGCTGGAAGCTGTGGTCAACTATTTCGTGACGCACACCAAGAGGGCGCTGGTCCCTTTCCTGATGGACGAGGACTATGAGAAGGTTCTAG GCTTCGTGGACTCGGATCGGGAGAATGGCGAAAGTGTCTGGGCTGTGCCCTCCTCCCGAGGCTCAG GCCCTGCTCTCCACGCTAGTGTCCCGAAGCCACTCCcacctgtgcctgtgtctgtacCCAGCCAGGAAGACAAGCTGCCCccactgcctcccctgcctcagcttccggaCCCGGATGAGAACTATGTAACCCCCATTGAAGACCCCCCAACAGCTGAATACATGAATCAGGATG TGTCTCCCTTCAGTCAGCCACTCCCCCCGAAGCCCAAGAAGCCGGTGAAGCTGCCAGCAAAACCCCCAAAGCCACCAGTTGTACCCAAGCCAG ATCTCAGAGCCATCACCAGTGTCTGGGCCAGAAAGGCAGGTGGCAGCCCACCCCAGGCTCCCTCCCTCGTGACAA GGCTTGGGGACATCACGGCTGAGCTGGAAGAGAAACTACAGAAGAGGAGGGCGCTGGAACACTGA